A region of Streptomyces sp. TG1A-60 DNA encodes the following proteins:
- a CDS encoding MFS transporter → MPASVPLPSTTIDESAPPPVSVSGPAHRLRVTALMAGSCLPILGAVLIAPVLPRMQEHFASTPGAKALVPLALTVPALALALLAPFAGVILDRLGRKRLLLVATVLYALFGTAPLWLDSLGAIIASRALVGITEAAIMTCCTTLIGDYYTGQRRVKYLALQTMCTSASATAFFVLGGTVGAAGWRVPFWVYAVSLLLVPVMVFALPRPVVRTRTEVVLTARRPFLWRQMAGICALTFFAAIVFYAVPVEMSYLLDDLGVDSTGLIGLATAVASAGTVAGAITFARLKRSPEPMLPVVFAVCAAGFGVMFLAGSVPLMIVGAVINCLGTGMLLPSLLTSAMSRLEYEDRGRGTGLWTSAFFGGSFVCPLVLLALESAVGTLAGAVGVLGLAAAIVAVGLLVARRRASTAAPGPLPDQMA, encoded by the coding sequence ATGCCTGCTTCCGTGCCCCTGCCCTCCACCACGATCGATGAGTCCGCCCCGCCGCCCGTGAGCGTGTCGGGCCCGGCGCACCGGCTGCGGGTGACCGCACTGATGGCGGGCAGCTGTCTGCCCATCCTGGGGGCGGTGCTGATCGCTCCGGTGCTCCCCCGGATGCAGGAACACTTCGCCTCGACCCCCGGCGCCAAGGCACTCGTCCCGCTGGCGCTGACCGTTCCGGCGCTGGCACTGGCGCTGCTGGCTCCGTTCGCCGGAGTGATCCTGGACCGCCTGGGCCGCAAGCGTCTGCTGCTCGTGGCGACCGTCTTGTACGCGCTGTTCGGCACGGCGCCGCTCTGGCTGGACTCGCTGGGCGCGATCATCGCGAGCCGCGCTCTGGTCGGCATCACCGAGGCCGCGATCATGACCTGCTGCACCACCCTGATCGGGGACTACTACACCGGCCAACGGCGGGTGAAGTACCTCGCGCTGCAGACCATGTGCACCTCGGCGTCGGCCACGGCGTTCTTCGTGCTCGGCGGCACGGTCGGCGCGGCGGGCTGGCGGGTGCCGTTCTGGGTCTACGCGGTGAGCCTGCTGCTCGTCCCGGTGATGGTCTTCGCCCTGCCCAGGCCGGTGGTGCGCACGCGCACGGAGGTCGTCCTGACTGCACGTCGCCCGTTTCTCTGGCGGCAGATGGCGGGAATCTGCGCCCTGACCTTCTTCGCTGCGATCGTCTTCTACGCCGTCCCCGTGGAGATGTCGTACCTGCTCGACGACCTCGGAGTGGACAGCACGGGCCTGATCGGTCTGGCCACCGCAGTCGCCAGCGCCGGCACCGTGGCCGGAGCGATCACCTTCGCCCGCCTGAAGCGCTCCCCGGAGCCGATGCTGCCCGTCGTCTTCGCGGTCTGCGCGGCCGGTTTCGGGGTGATGTTCCTCGCCGGCAGCGTCCCGCTGATGATCGTCGGTGCGGTGATCAACTGCCTGGGCACCGGCATGCTGTTGCCGTCGCTGCTCACCAGTGCCATGTCCCGGTTGGAGTACGAGGACCGCGGCCGGGGCACGGGGCTGTGGACGTCTGCCTTCTTCGGCGGCTCGTTCGTGTGCCCGCTGGTGCTCCTTGCCCTGGAATCGGCGGTCGGCACGCTGGCCGGAGCCGTGGGGGTGCTGGGGCTGGCTGCCGCGATCGTCGCTGTCGGGCTGCTGGTGGCCCGGCGACGGGCCAGTACCGCGGCGCCCGGGCCGCTGCCCGACCAGATGGCCTGA
- a CDS encoding Txe/YoeB family addiction module toxin: MRLVFEDQGWEDYTSWLKNDRKMPARINKLIEDVRRDPFTGIGKPEPLKCHLPGAWSRRIDDEHRLVYLMTDKEIVILAARYHY; encoded by the coding sequence GTGAGGCTCGTCTTCGAGGATCAGGGCTGGGAGGACTACACGTCCTGGCTCAAGAACGACCGCAAGATGCCCGCTCGGATCAACAAGCTCATCGAGGACGTGAGGCGTGACCCCTTCACGGGGATCGGCAAGCCCGAGCCGCTCAAGTGCCACTTGCCCGGGGCGTGGTCGAGACGGATCGACGATGAGCACCGCCTTGTCTACCTGATGACGGACAAGGAGATCGTGATCCTTGCGGCGCGTTACCACTACTGA
- a CDS encoding type II toxin-antitoxin system prevent-host-death family antitoxin — MSITASEARKALFPLIKKVNDDHEAIEIVSKHGNAVLVSAEDYAALREGSYLLRSPANARRLLKAYENALADINVSERELIDPDSPDAAREGAA; from the coding sequence ATGTCCATTACCGCGAGCGAAGCCCGCAAGGCTCTCTTTCCGCTGATCAAGAAGGTCAACGACGATCACGAGGCCATCGAGATCGTCTCCAAGCACGGGAACGCGGTACTCGTCTCGGCCGAGGACTACGCGGCTCTGCGGGAGGGCTCGTATCTGCTGCGCTCCCCGGCGAACGCTCGTCGGTTGCTCAAGGCATACGAGAACGCCCTGGCCGACATCAACGTGTCTGAGCGAGAGCTGATCGACCCCGACTCGCCGGATGCGGCACGTGAGGGTGCTGCGTGA
- the ychF gene encoding redox-regulated ATPase YchF, with protein MSLTIGIVGLPNVGKSTLFNALTKNDVLAANYPFATIEPNVGVVGVPDERLAKLAEIFSSQRVLPATVDFVDIAGIVRGASEGEGLGNKFLANIRESDAICQVIRAFQDENVVHVDGKVSPKDDIETINTELILADLQTIEKVLPRLAKESRIKKDIAPKVAAVEAAKEILEKGDTLFSQGIVQGSGNEELLHDLHLLTTKPFLYVFNVDEDELTDEDFKNEQRALVAPAEAIFLNAKLEADLAELDEADAMELLESVGAEEPGLATLARVGFETLGLQTYLTAGPKESRAWTIKKGATAPEAAGVIHTDFQKGFIKAEVISFTDLVETGSVAEARAKGKARMEGKDYVMQDGDVVEFRFNV; from the coding sequence GTGTCGCTCACGATCGGAATCGTCGGTCTGCCCAACGTCGGCAAGTCGACCCTGTTCAACGCCCTGACCAAAAACGACGTGCTGGCGGCCAACTACCCGTTCGCCACGATCGAGCCGAACGTCGGCGTCGTGGGCGTCCCGGACGAGCGCCTCGCCAAGCTGGCCGAGATCTTCTCCTCACAGCGCGTCCTCCCGGCGACCGTCGACTTCGTCGACATCGCGGGCATCGTGCGCGGTGCCAGCGAGGGCGAGGGCCTCGGCAACAAGTTCCTCGCGAACATCCGTGAGTCGGACGCGATCTGCCAGGTCATCCGCGCCTTCCAGGACGAGAACGTCGTCCACGTCGACGGCAAGGTCTCGCCCAAGGACGACATCGAGACGATCAACACCGAGCTGATCCTCGCCGACCTCCAGACCATCGAGAAGGTACTGCCGCGGCTGGCGAAGGAGTCGCGCATCAAGAAGGACATCGCCCCGAAGGTCGCCGCCGTCGAGGCCGCCAAGGAGATCCTGGAGAAGGGCGACACCCTCTTCTCACAGGGCATCGTGCAGGGCTCCGGCAACGAGGAACTCCTCCACGACCTGCACCTGCTCACCACCAAGCCGTTCCTCTACGTCTTCAACGTCGACGAGGACGAGCTGACCGACGAGGACTTCAAGAACGAGCAGCGCGCCCTGGTCGCCCCCGCCGAGGCGATCTTCCTCAACGCCAAGCTGGAGGCGGACCTCGCCGAGCTGGACGAGGCGGACGCGATGGAGCTCCTGGAGTCCGTCGGCGCCGAGGAGCCGGGCCTCGCAACCCTCGCCCGCGTCGGCTTCGAAACCCTCGGCCTCCAGACCTACCTCACGGCCGGTCCCAAGGAATCCCGCGCCTGGACCATCAAGAAGGGCGCCACCGCCCCAGAGGCCGCCGGTGTCATCCACACCGACTTCCAGAAGGGCTTCATCAAGGCCGAGGTCATCTCCTTCACCGACCTCGTCGAAACCGGCTCGGTCGCCGAGGCCCGCGCCAAGGGCAAGGCGCGGATGGAGGGCAAGGACTACGTGATGCAGGACGGGGACGTGGTCGAGTTCCGCTTCAACGTGTGA
- a CDS encoding DUF6542 domain-containing protein: MPNPRLTGLGCGLFCGVSMLALASLDRLLFGSAPALYGALFLLVSALTAVWVRGGDLASAPVVVPIAFAAGLPLIADSEGGLGGHLMALVTALAMQAGWLYGGTLVAGLIVTVRKLRLMARRAAERERERERLGEQGPAGAGGPQARPAYVRAAARARAPRPPVQPGRTVPRSS, translated from the coding sequence ATGCCGAACCCGCGGCTCACGGGGCTGGGCTGCGGCTTGTTCTGCGGGGTGTCGATGCTCGCGCTCGCCAGTCTCGACCGGCTGCTGTTCGGCTCGGCTCCCGCTTTGTACGGGGCACTGTTCCTGTTGGTCAGCGCGTTGACCGCGGTGTGGGTGCGGGGCGGTGACCTGGCGAGCGCGCCGGTCGTCGTACCGATCGCCTTCGCTGCCGGTCTGCCGCTGATCGCCGACAGCGAGGGCGGGCTCGGCGGGCATCTGATGGCCCTGGTCACCGCCCTCGCCATGCAGGCGGGCTGGCTGTACGGCGGCACCCTCGTCGCGGGGCTCATCGTGACCGTGCGCAAGCTCCGGCTGATGGCCCGACGGGCGGCCGAGCGGGAGAGAGAGCGCGAGAGGCTCGGGGAGCAGGGCCCGGCCGGGGCAGGCGGCCCACAGGCCCGGCCCGCGTACGTCCGGGCGGCGGCCCGCGCCCGGGCACCCAGGCCTCCGGTCCAGCCCGGCCGCACCGTCCCCCGGAGTTCCTAG
- a CDS encoding ROK family protein translates to MHIFGVDIGGSGIKGAPVDLDLGDLADERHKVLTPHPATPDAVADGVKEVVDHFGWTGPVGVTFPGVVTGGATIRTAANVDKSWVDVDARALLGDRLGGLPVTVLNDADAAGVAEMQFGAGRDRQGTVILLTFGTGIGSAVFSDGVLVPNTELGHLELDGHDAETRASTKAKDDHELTYEHWAKRVTKYLAHVEMLFSPELFIIGGGVSRKSHKFLHLIEGVKAEIVPARLQNNAGIVGAAMRAAKAG, encoded by the coding sequence ATGCACATTTTCGGCGTGGACATCGGTGGTTCCGGGATCAAGGGCGCTCCCGTGGACCTGGACCTGGGCGACCTGGCGGACGAGCGACACAAGGTGCTGACCCCGCACCCGGCGACGCCCGACGCGGTGGCCGACGGGGTCAAGGAGGTCGTCGACCACTTCGGCTGGACCGGCCCGGTCGGCGTCACCTTCCCCGGCGTGGTCACGGGCGGTGCCACGATCCGGACGGCGGCCAACGTCGACAAGAGCTGGGTCGACGTCGACGCGCGCGCCCTGCTCGGTGACCGGCTCGGCGGCCTGCCGGTGACGGTGCTGAACGACGCGGACGCGGCGGGCGTCGCCGAGATGCAGTTCGGCGCCGGGCGCGACCGCCAGGGGACGGTCATCCTGCTCACCTTCGGCACGGGCATCGGCAGCGCCGTCTTCTCCGACGGGGTCCTCGTCCCCAACACCGAGCTGGGCCACCTGGAGCTGGACGGCCACGACGCCGAGACCCGAGCCTCCACCAAGGCCAAGGACGACCACGAGCTGACCTATGAGCACTGGGCCAAGCGCGTCACCAAGTACCTCGCCCACGTGGAGATGCTCTTCTCGCCCGAACTCTTCATCATCGGCGGGGGCGTCAGCCGCAAGTCCCACAAGTTCCTCCACCTCATCGAGGGCGTCAAGGCGGAGATCGTTCCGGCCCGGCTGCAGAACAACGCCGGCATCGTGGGCGCGGCGATGCGAGCGGCGAAGGCCGGCTAG
- a CDS encoding 4-hydroxy-3-methylbut-2-enyl diphosphate reductase, with translation MEDMTASPGRRRVLLAAPRGYCAGVDRAVIAVEKALEQYGAPIYVRHEIVHNKYVVRTLEKKGAVFVEQTEEVPEGNIVMFSAHGVAPTVHDEAERGRLATIDATCPLVTKVHKEAIRYAQEDFDILLIGHEGHEEVIGTSGEAPDHIQLVDGPGDVAKVEVRDPSRVVWLSQTTLSVDETMETVGALKDKFPLLVSPPSDDICYATQNRQLAVKQMGAEAELVIVVGSRNSSNSKRLVEVAKLAGSREAYLVDFADEIEEAWLEGVETVGVTSGASVPEILVEEVLEWLSRRGYEDVELVKAAEESITFSLPKELRRDLRAEAASLVAERTGQGAAGA, from the coding sequence ATGGAGGACATGACCGCTTCGCCTGGCCGCCGCCGTGTCCTCCTCGCCGCCCCGCGCGGCTACTGCGCGGGTGTCGACCGTGCCGTGATCGCCGTCGAGAAGGCCCTGGAGCAGTACGGGGCCCCGATCTACGTCCGCCATGAGATCGTCCACAACAAATACGTCGTGCGGACCCTGGAGAAGAAGGGCGCCGTCTTCGTCGAGCAGACGGAGGAGGTCCCCGAGGGGAACATCGTCATGTTCTCCGCGCACGGCGTGGCCCCGACCGTCCACGACGAGGCGGAGCGCGGCAGGCTCGCCACCATCGACGCGACCTGCCCGCTCGTCACCAAGGTCCACAAGGAAGCGATCCGGTACGCCCAGGAGGACTTCGACATCCTCCTGATCGGGCACGAGGGGCACGAGGAGGTCATCGGCACGTCGGGTGAGGCACCGGACCACATCCAGCTGGTCGACGGCCCCGGCGACGTCGCCAAGGTCGAGGTCCGCGACCCCTCACGGGTCGTCTGGCTCTCCCAGACCACGCTCTCCGTCGACGAGACGATGGAGACGGTCGGCGCCCTGAAGGACAAGTTCCCGCTGCTCGTCTCCCCGCCCAGCGACGACATCTGCTACGCCACGCAGAACCGCCAGCTCGCCGTGAAGCAGATGGGCGCCGAGGCGGAGCTGGTCATCGTGGTCGGCTCGCGCAACTCCTCCAACTCCAAGCGCCTCGTCGAGGTCGCCAAGCTCGCCGGCTCCCGCGAGGCCTACCTCGTGGACTTCGCCGACGAGATCGAGGAGGCCTGGCTGGAGGGCGTGGAGACCGTCGGTGTCACCTCGGGTGCCTCCGTCCCGGAGATCCTCGTCGAGGAGGTCCTGGAATGGCTCTCCCGGCGCGGTTACGAGGACGTCGAACTGGTCAAGGCGGCCGAGGAGTCGATCACCTTCTCGCTGCCCAAGGAACTGCGCCGCGACCTGCGCGCCGAGGCGGCCTCCCTGGTCGCCGAGCGCACCGGACAGGGCGCCGCCGGAGCCTGA
- a CDS encoding malonic semialdehyde reductase has translation MSLVLDSAAQDLLFREAHTANVFTDEPVSEEQVQAIYDLVKYGPTAFNQTPLRIVLVRSAEARERLVPHMAEGNQAKTATAPLVAILAADNEFHEELPTLFPVFPQAKDVFFAERTARESAAGMNAALQAAYFIIGVRAAGLAAGPMTGFDFAGVQKEFLDDDHTPLMVVNIGKPGEGAFHPRSPRLAFDEVVTTV, from the coding sequence ATGTCCCTCGTTCTTGACTCCGCCGCCCAGGACCTGCTGTTCCGCGAGGCGCACACCGCGAACGTGTTCACCGACGAGCCGGTGAGCGAGGAGCAGGTGCAGGCGATCTACGACCTGGTCAAGTATGGCCCGACCGCCTTCAACCAGACCCCGCTGCGTATCGTCCTGGTCCGCTCCGCCGAGGCCCGTGAGCGCCTGGTGCCGCACATGGCCGAGGGCAACCAGGCCAAGACGGCCACCGCCCCGCTGGTCGCGATCCTCGCCGCGGACAACGAGTTCCACGAGGAACTGCCCACCCTGTTCCCGGTCTTCCCGCAGGCCAAGGATGTCTTCTTCGCCGAGCGCACGGCCCGTGAGTCCGCCGCCGGCATGAACGCCGCCCTCCAGGCCGCGTACTTCATCATCGGCGTGCGTGCCGCGGGCCTGGCCGCCGGTCCGATGACCGGCTTCGACTTCGCCGGCGTCCAGAAGGAGTTCCTGGACGACGACCACACCCCGCTGATGGTCGTCAACATCGGCAAGCCCGGCGAGGGCGCGTTCCACCCGCGCTCCCCGCGACTGGCCTTCGACGAGGTCGTCACCACGGTCTGA
- a CDS encoding DUF4245 domain-containing protein, which yields MAGTKGKQTVRDMVLSLGLIVLAAWVIYLFIPHGDTERELKRVDYRVELLTARRAASYPVAAPEGLPDTWKATSVRFRGDESDRWHLGFHDPEGQYVAVEQSAEEPSRFIPDATRDAKKTGATRQIGDETWTRYEGERYDALVVEREGSTTVVAGTAPFAQLTKMAQALKTE from the coding sequence GTGGCAGGTACGAAAGGCAAGCAGACCGTCCGCGACATGGTCCTCTCCCTGGGGCTCATCGTGTTGGCGGCATGGGTCATCTATCTCTTCATCCCGCATGGAGACACCGAGCGGGAACTCAAGCGTGTCGACTATCGCGTCGAACTGCTGACGGCGCGCCGTGCGGCCTCCTATCCGGTGGCCGCGCCCGAGGGGCTGCCCGACACCTGGAAGGCGACCTCGGTCCGCTTCCGCGGTGACGAGTCCGACCGCTGGCACCTCGGGTTCCACGACCCCGAGGGCCAGTACGTGGCGGTCGAGCAGTCCGCCGAGGAGCCGTCCCGGTTCATCCCGGACGCCACGCGGGACGCGAAGAAGACCGGGGCCACCCGGCAGATCGGCGACGAGACCTGGACGCGGTACGAGGGCGAGCGCTACGACGCCCTCGTCGTGGAGCGCGAGGGCTCCACGACCGTGGTCGCCGGGACGGCGCCGTTCGCGCAGCTGACGAAGATGGCGCAGGCGCTGAAGACGGAGTGA
- the glpX gene encoding class II fructose-bisphosphatase, translated as MTENNHLPSELEVPSEAPDRNLALELVRVTEAAAMAAGRWVGRGDKNGADGAAVRAMRTLVSTVSMNGTVVIGEGEKDEAPMLFNGERVGDGSGPECDIAVDPIDGTTLTAKGMTNAIAVLAAADRGTMFDPSAVFYMDKLVTGPEAADFVDIDAPVSVNIRRVAKAKRSAPDDVTVVILDRPRHEGIIQEIREAGARIKLISDGDVAGSILALREGTGVDLLLGVGGTPEGIISACAVKCLGGTIQGKLWPKDDAERQRAVDAGHDLDRVLTTDDLVSGENVFFVATGITDGELLRGVRYRSETATTDSIVMRSKSGTVRRIDSVHRLSKLRAYSSIDFEKAK; from the coding sequence ATGACCGAGAACAATCATCTGCCGTCCGAGCTCGAAGTCCCCTCCGAGGCCCCCGACCGGAACCTCGCCCTGGAGCTCGTACGGGTGACCGAGGCGGCTGCCATGGCCGCGGGCCGCTGGGTCGGCCGCGGGGACAAGAACGGGGCGGACGGGGCCGCCGTGCGCGCCATGCGGACCCTCGTCTCCACCGTGTCGATGAACGGCACCGTCGTGATCGGGGAGGGCGAGAAGGACGAGGCCCCGATGCTCTTCAACGGCGAGCGCGTCGGTGACGGCAGCGGCCCGGAGTGCGACATCGCCGTGGACCCGATCGACGGTACGACGCTGACGGCCAAGGGCATGACCAACGCGATCGCCGTTCTCGCGGCGGCCGACCGGGGCACGATGTTCGACCCGTCGGCCGTCTTCTACATGGACAAGCTGGTCACCGGCCCCGAGGCGGCCGACTTCGTCGACATCGACGCGCCCGTCTCCGTGAACATCCGGCGGGTCGCCAAGGCGAAGCGGTCCGCGCCGGACGATGTGACCGTGGTCATCCTGGACCGGCCCCGGCACGAAGGGATCATCCAGGAGATCCGGGAGGCCGGGGCGCGCATCAAGCTGATCTCCGACGGGGATGTCGCGGGCTCGATCCTGGCGCTGCGGGAGGGCACCGGGGTCGATCTGCTGCTCGGCGTGGGCGGTACGCCCGAGGGCATCATCTCGGCCTGTGCGGTGAAGTGTCTCGGTGGCACGATTCAGGGCAAGTTGTGGCCGAAGGACGACGCGGAGCGGCAGCGGGCGGTCGACGCCGGGCATGACCTCGACCGGGTGCTGACGACGGACGACCTGGTGTCCGGGGAGAACGTGTTCTTCGTGGCGACCGGGATCACGGACGGGGAGTTGCTGCGGGGGGTGCGGTACCGGTCGGAGACCGCGACCACCGACTCGATCGTGATGCGGTCGAAGTCGGGGACGGTGCGGCGGATCGACTCGGTGCACCGGCTGAGCAAGCTGCGGGCCTACAGCTCGATCGATTTCGAGAAGGCCAAGTAG
- a CDS encoding WhiB family transcriptional regulator produces MLHPPHSSLQVAAVPPQRVPVRDRDQDAPWHTEAVCRRDEAGLFFAPSKEPTATRLSREEAAKRVCARCPVMVECREHALLQPEPYGVWGGLTAAERRVVLARRRRRDVELKKAARAAGTIAAAG; encoded by the coding sequence GTGCTGCATCCGCCGCATTCGTCCCTGCAGGTCGCTGCCGTTCCGCCCCAGCGGGTACCAGTGCGGGACAGGGACCAGGACGCCCCGTGGCACACGGAGGCCGTGTGCCGGCGTGACGAGGCCGGGTTGTTCTTCGCCCCCTCCAAGGAACCCACCGCGACCCGGCTCTCCCGCGAGGAAGCCGCCAAGCGTGTCTGTGCCCGCTGCCCCGTCATGGTCGAGTGCCGAGAACACGCACTCCTGCAACCCGAGCCCTACGGTGTCTGGGGCGGGCTCACCGCCGCCGAACGCCGGGTGGTCCTCGCCCGAAGGCGCCGCCGCGACGTGGAGTTGAAGAAGGCGGCCAGGGCAGCGGGCACGATAGCCGCGGCCGGCTAG
- a CDS encoding DUF1707 domain-containing protein: MDLQKRPTRQPPLPSAELRASDADRDRMADLLRDALAEGRLTAEEHAERVEGVLAAKTVGELDVFVRDLPAGQARKAASPYVPRVSTVPDRPTPGAIPIDPDDRLMAVFSASMRKGRWRAGRRIHAYAIFGSVEIDLSEALFEHRQVMIRAVSVFGTVEIRVPENVSLRGSGGGILGSFEVDALDSAETDAPVVYVDGLAVLGSIEAKPKRGKLIADLFGRVTHHVSRKMDDHLRRHLDH; this comes from the coding sequence GTGGACCTTCAGAAGCGCCCCACCCGACAACCGCCGTTGCCGTCCGCCGAGCTGCGCGCCTCCGACGCCGACCGCGACCGCATGGCCGACCTCCTGCGCGACGCCCTCGCCGAGGGCCGCCTCACCGCCGAGGAGCACGCCGAGCGGGTCGAGGGCGTGCTCGCCGCCAAGACGGTGGGCGAACTGGACGTCTTCGTACGGGACCTGCCGGCCGGTCAGGCCCGGAAGGCGGCGTCGCCGTATGTGCCGCGCGTCTCCACCGTGCCCGACCGCCCGACGCCGGGCGCCATCCCGATCGACCCCGACGACCGGCTGATGGCCGTCTTCAGCGCCTCGATGCGCAAGGGGCGCTGGCGGGCCGGCCGCCGCATCCACGCGTACGCGATCTTCGGCAGCGTCGAGATAGACCTCAGTGAGGCGCTCTTCGAACACCGCCAGGTGATGATCAGGGCGGTCTCGGTCTTCGGCACCGTCGAGATCCGCGTCCCGGAGAACGTCTCACTGCGCGGCAGCGGCGGCGGCATCCTCGGCAGCTTCGAGGTGGACGCGCTGGATTCGGCCGAGACCGACGCGCCCGTGGTCTATGTGGACGGGCTCGCCGTACTGGGGAGCATCGAGGCGAAGCCCAAGCGGGGCAAGCTGATCGCCGACCTCTTCGGCCGGGTCACCCACCACGTCTCCCGCAAGATGGACGATCATTTGCGCAGACACCTGGACCATTGA
- a CDS encoding fumarate hydratase, whose product MPEFEYTDLLPVGEDTTPYRLVTSEGVSTFEADGRTFLKVEPEALRKLAAEAVHDIQHYLRPAHLAQLRRIIDDPEASSNDKFVALDLLKNANIAAAGVLPMCQDTGTAIVMGKRGQNVLTEGGDEAALSRGIYDAYLNLNLRYSQMAPLTMWEEKNTGSNLPAQIELYATDGGAYKFLFMAKGGGSANKSFLYQETKAVLNEASMMKFLEEKIRSLGTAACPPYHLAIVVGGTSAEYALKTAKYASAHYLDEIPAEGSPLGHGFRDKELEERVFELTQRIGIGAQFGGKYFCHDVRVVRLPRHGASCPVAIAVSCSADRQAVAKITAEGVFLEQLETDPARFLPDTTDEHLDESSDVVRIDLNQPMDDILAELTRYPVKTRLSLSGPLVVARDIAHAKIKERLDAGEGMPQYLKDHPVYYAGPAKTPEGYASGSFGPTTAGRMDSYVEQFQAAGGSKVMLAKGNRSQQVTDACGSHGGFYLGSIGGPAARLAQDCIKKVEVVEYEELGMEAVWKIEVEDFPAFIVVDDKGNDFFTSREPEQPTFTNIPVRGPGLA is encoded by the coding sequence ATGCCTGAGTTCGAGTACACCGATCTGCTTCCCGTGGGAGAGGACACCACCCCCTACCGGCTGGTGACCTCCGAGGGTGTCTCCACCTTCGAGGCCGACGGGCGCACGTTCCTCAAGGTGGAACCGGAGGCGCTGCGCAAGCTCGCCGCCGAGGCCGTCCACGACATCCAGCACTATCTGCGCCCGGCCCACCTCGCGCAGCTGCGCCGGATCATCGACGACCCCGAGGCGTCGTCGAACGACAAGTTCGTGGCCCTCGATCTCCTGAAGAACGCGAACATCGCCGCCGCGGGCGTCCTCCCCATGTGCCAGGACACCGGTACGGCGATCGTGATGGGCAAGCGCGGGCAGAACGTCCTCACGGAGGGAGGCGACGAGGCGGCCCTGTCCCGGGGCATCTACGACGCGTACCTGAACCTCAACCTGCGTTACTCGCAGATGGCTCCGCTCACCATGTGGGAGGAGAAGAACACCGGCTCCAACCTCCCGGCCCAGATCGAGCTGTACGCGACGGACGGCGGGGCGTACAAGTTCCTCTTCATGGCCAAGGGCGGCGGGTCCGCGAACAAGAGCTTCCTGTACCAGGAGACGAAGGCCGTCCTGAACGAGGCCTCGATGATGAAGTTCCTGGAGGAGAAGATCCGTTCGCTGGGTACGGCCGCCTGCCCGCCCTACCACCTGGCGATCGTCGTCGGCGGTACGTCCGCGGAGTACGCGCTGAAGACGGCCAAGTACGCCTCCGCGCACTACCTGGACGAGATCCCGGCGGAGGGTTCGCCGCTCGGGCACGGGTTCCGGGACAAGGAACTGGAGGAGAGGGTCTTCGAGCTGACGCAGCGGATCGGTATCGGCGCGCAGTTCGGCGGCAAGTACTTCTGCCACGACGTACGGGTCGTCCGCCTCCCCCGGCACGGCGCGTCCTGCCCGGTCGCGATCGCCGTGTCCTGTTCGGCCGACCGGCAGGCCGTCGCGAAGATCACCGCCGAGGGGGTGTTCCTGGAGCAGCTGGAGACGGACCCGGCGCGGTTCCTTCCCGACACGACGGACGAGCATCTGGACGAGTCGTCGGACGTGGTGCGCATCGACCTCAACCAGCCGATGGACGACATCCTCGCCGAGCTGACCAGGTACCCGGTGAAGACGCGGCTTTCGCTGTCCGGTCCGCTGGTCGTGGCCCGCGACATCGCGCACGCCAAGATCAAGGAGCGGCTGGACGCGGGCGAGGGGATGCCGCAGTACCTGAAGGACCACCCGGTGTACTACGCCGGGCCGGCGAAGACGCCCGAGGGGTACGCGTCGGGGTCGTTCGGCCCGACGACGGCCGGGCGGATGGACTCGTACGTGGAGCAGTTCCAGGCGGCGGGCGGGTCCAAGGTGATGCTGGCGAAGGGGAACCGTTCGCAGCAGGTCACGGACGCGTGCGGGTCGCACGGCGGGTTCTACCTGGGCTCGATCGGCGGCCCGGCGGCCCGGCTCGCCCAGGACTGCATCAAGAAGGTCGAGGTCGTCGAGTACGAGGAGCTCGGCATGGAGGCGGTCTGGAAGATCGAGGTCGAGGACTTCCCGGCGTTCATCGTCGTCGACGACAAGGGAAACGACTTCTTCACTTCGCGGGAACCGGAGCAGCCGACGTTCACCAACATCCCGGTCCGGGGCCCTGGCCTGGCCTGA